In Thermosynechococcus sichuanensis E542, a single genomic region encodes these proteins:
- a CDS encoding alpha-mannosidase, translated as MAIIEIHSQWFALRSPSLKDAGTAPYAVNAKGHLAWPKGRHSLWLGQRITVPATVQGYGVAGLTLRLDLTWWADQATVYVNGQAVHEGDLFDHSVSLCLGEAVTPGQTWEVVLHLVSPGHDDGALARSRLRFESPTGIDPDFVATELDILEIFSETLNPQPLEPLLKEVLESQGQRAILDPLLAEIHDRMQAIATPLRDFTMHLCGHAHLDLAWLWPIAETWQVAQATFASVLQLKERYPELTFTHSTPALYAYLQTHAPQLFGQIQEAVAAGWWDVAAGLWVEPELNLIDGESIARQILYGQQYVQQVFGDISPIAWLPDTFGFPERLPSFLAQGGIRYFVTQKLRWNDTTRFAHGWFVWQDVAGAQVNALMSAPIGEGIDAVKMAAYAQEWWQQTGSRRSLWLPGVGDHGGGPTAEMLERVRRWQHLGGIGPQWQWTTVRQYLEQLTQETPPTTHWQGELYLEFHRGCYTSHGDQKAAHDRAQRQLQAAERWCVLAAITTSFSYPREELKTGWQQLLFNQFHDILPGSSIPEVYGEVNPTWQELLTTAERLLDAAQTALCESINYGEPPVAGAIPVVIFNSGVGDRAGVVHMNLAQLPEEVPSWRVYCPRGDYDLPAQLNAPQGCLTFCTPEVPGMGYTLLWLCPESRPDTLPTPPLGYVLENNYLHVEIDPVTGEITNLYDKLNHRPCLSDRGNQLQFFRDQGQYWDAWNIDPNYGQHRLPGAILEAIEWVTWHQLEQRLRVRWRFQSSQIQQEYVLQYHTPWLRIDTVIDWQEEHVLLKAAFPLAISAAQITCETPGGVTVRPTLPNPHLSAHEQAKWEVPFLTWVDLSTPEYGVSLFSECKHGLDAQANQLRLTLLRSPTWPDANSDCRQHRFSYGVFPHSGSWQAAGVPQQAARFNQPLRMAIAPANSSGTLPSHAQLLHWPDSRIQCLALKQAEDGQGWQLRVTEVAGEGGSLELHSAIIPWQIKAPQTLLETPTGDANVVNLRPWQIQTFRLHP; from the coding sequence AGACGCAGGGACTGCTCCCTATGCCGTGAATGCTAAGGGTCATCTGGCATGGCCCAAGGGTCGGCACTCCCTCTGGTTGGGGCAGCGAATCACGGTACCCGCGACGGTTCAAGGCTATGGTGTGGCGGGTTTAACCCTGCGTCTGGATCTCACGTGGTGGGCGGATCAGGCAACGGTGTATGTCAATGGGCAGGCAGTGCATGAGGGGGATTTATTTGATCATTCCGTCAGTCTGTGCCTAGGGGAGGCGGTGACCCCCGGCCAAACATGGGAGGTGGTGTTACATCTTGTGAGTCCCGGCCACGATGACGGTGCTTTGGCGAGATCCCGTCTGCGGTTTGAATCACCAACGGGAATTGATCCTGATTTTGTGGCTACTGAGTTAGACATTCTGGAGATTTTTAGTGAAACCCTCAACCCACAACCCCTTGAACCCCTGCTTAAGGAAGTTTTAGAGAGTCAAGGGCAGCGTGCCATCTTAGATCCATTGCTGGCAGAAATTCATGACAGAATGCAGGCGATCGCCACCCCTTTGCGGGACTTCACCATGCACCTGTGTGGCCATGCTCATTTAGATTTGGCGTGGCTCTGGCCGATCGCTGAAACGTGGCAAGTGGCACAGGCCACTTTTGCCTCTGTGTTGCAGCTTAAGGAACGCTATCCCGAACTCACCTTTACCCATTCCACTCCGGCTCTCTATGCCTATTTGCAGACCCATGCCCCCCAACTCTTTGGGCAAATTCAGGAAGCCGTAGCAGCAGGTTGGTGGGATGTGGCGGCGGGCCTTTGGGTCGAACCGGAACTCAATCTCATTGATGGGGAGTCCATTGCCCGGCAGATTCTTTATGGGCAGCAGTACGTGCAGCAGGTCTTTGGCGACATTAGTCCCATTGCTTGGTTGCCCGATACCTTTGGCTTTCCGGAACGGCTCCCCAGTTTCTTGGCGCAGGGGGGAATTCGCTACTTTGTCACCCAAAAATTGCGCTGGAATGACACCACCCGCTTTGCCCACGGTTGGTTTGTCTGGCAGGATGTGGCGGGGGCGCAGGTAAATGCCCTGATGTCAGCGCCCATTGGCGAGGGGATTGATGCAGTGAAGATGGCCGCCTATGCCCAAGAGTGGTGGCAACAAACCGGATCGCGACGCAGTCTGTGGCTTCCCGGGGTCGGCGATCATGGCGGTGGACCAACGGCAGAGATGTTGGAGCGAGTGCGACGCTGGCAACACTTGGGGGGAATTGGCCCGCAGTGGCAATGGACTACGGTGCGGCAGTATTTGGAACAGTTAACTCAAGAAACACCCCCGACCACCCATTGGCAAGGGGAACTGTATCTAGAATTCCATCGCGGTTGCTACACCAGTCATGGCGATCAAAAGGCAGCCCACGATCGCGCCCAACGGCAACTGCAAGCGGCCGAACGCTGGTGTGTCCTCGCGGCAATTACAACTTCTTTTTCCTACCCCAGAGAAGAACTCAAAACCGGTTGGCAGCAACTGCTCTTTAACCAGTTTCACGATATTCTGCCCGGCTCCTCGATTCCAGAGGTCTATGGGGAGGTGAACCCGACATGGCAAGAACTGCTGACAACGGCGGAAAGGCTACTGGATGCGGCGCAAACGGCGCTGTGTGAATCTATCAACTACGGCGAACCCCCTGTGGCAGGGGCAATTCCTGTGGTCATTTTCAATAGTGGGGTGGGCGATCGCGCCGGTGTGGTGCACATGAACTTGGCGCAGCTACCTGAGGAGGTTCCCTCTTGGCGGGTGTATTGTCCACGGGGAGATTACGATCTCCCGGCTCAGTTGAATGCTCCCCAAGGTTGTTTGACGTTTTGTACCCCTGAGGTGCCGGGAATGGGCTACACGCTGCTGTGGCTTTGTCCAGAATCCCGCCCCGACACATTACCAACGCCGCCCTTGGGCTATGTCTTGGAAAATAACTATCTCCACGTTGAAATTGATCCAGTCACGGGGGAAATCACCAATCTCTATGACAAGTTGAATCATCGTCCCTGCTTGAGCGATCGCGGTAATCAACTGCAATTTTTCCGGGATCAGGGGCAATACTGGGATGCTTGGAACATTGACCCCAACTATGGCCAGCACCGACTGCCGGGGGCGATCCTAGAGGCCATTGAATGGGTGACGTGGCATCAACTGGAGCAGCGACTACGGGTCAGGTGGCGCTTTCAGTCTTCGCAGATTCAGCAGGAATATGTGTTGCAGTATCACACCCCGTGGCTGCGCATTGATACGGTGATTGACTGGCAGGAGGAACATGTTCTCCTCAAGGCGGCTTTTCCTTTAGCAATCAGTGCGGCACAGATCACCTGTGAAACTCCCGGTGGCGTTACAGTGCGCCCGACACTTCCCAACCCCCACCTCAGCGCCCACGAACAAGCCAAATGGGAGGTGCCCTTTCTGACGTGGGTGGATTTGAGTACGCCAGAGTATGGGGTGAGTCTGTTTAGTGAGTGTAAACATGGCCTTGATGCCCAAGCCAATCAACTGCGGTTGACGCTGTTGCGATCGCCCACATGGCCCGATGCGAATAGCGATTGCCGTCAGCACCGCTTTAGCTATGGTGTGTTTCCCCATAGTGGCTCGTGGCAAGCGGCTGGTGTCCCCCAACAGGCGGCTCGGTTTAATCAACCCCTTAGGATGGCGATCGCCCCGGCCAACTCGTCAGGAACCTTACCGTCGCACGCGCAGCTTCTCCATTGGCCGGATAGCCGCATTCAATGCCTTGCCCTCAAACAAGCAGAGGACGGACAGGGTTGGCAATTACGAGTGACAGAAGTGGCTGGGGAAGGGGGCAGCTTGGAGCTGCATTCAGCAATAATCCCATGGCAGATCAAGGCACCGCAAACCCTCTTGGAGACTCCCACAGGAGATGCAAACGTAGTCAATCTCCGTCCATGGCAAATTCAAACCTTTCGGCTGCACCCTTAA
- a CDS encoding RNA-guided endonuclease InsQ/TnpB family protein, whose protein sequence is MQRLQAYRYELMPTGEQQRKMRRFAGSCRFVYNKALALQKARYEQGEKKLGYAGLCKLLTEWRNSSDTAWLADAPVHPLQQALKDLERAYNNFFAKRASFPRFKRKGQSDSFRYPDPKQIKLDQANSRLFLPKLGWLRYRNSREVLGAVKNITVSQSCGKWFVSIQTEREVEPPIPQGGVVGIDMGIARFATLSDGTFYAPLNSFKRHESRLRKAQQALSRKVKFSNNWKKAKARVQRIHARISHARRDFLHKISTAISKNHAVVCVEDLQIRNMSKSAAGTTEQPGRNVRAKAGLNKSILDQGWFEFCRQLDYKLAWRGGWLVVVPPQNTSRTCPCCGHVSADNRQTQDRFACVECGFEANADLVGAINILSRGMQKLRDEGRDTLDAFSGTAQAVSPDGLWIEPRWRSEAGTHRSESGAAQCRA, encoded by the coding sequence ATGCAACGACTTCAAGCCTACAGATACGAACTCATGCCGACTGGTGAACAGCAGCGCAAAATGCGCCGCTTCGCTGGCTCGTGCCGGTTCGTCTACAACAAGGCGCTGGCGTTGCAGAAAGCGCGTTACGAGCAAGGCGAGAAAAAGCTGGGTTATGCCGGGCTGTGCAAGCTGCTCACCGAGTGGCGCAATAGCTCTGACACTGCTTGGCTGGCCGATGCGCCTGTGCATCCGCTGCAACAGGCGCTCAAAGACCTGGAGCGGGCTTACAACAACTTCTTCGCCAAGCGAGCCAGCTTCCCGCGTTTCAAGCGCAAGGGGCAGAGCGACAGCTTCCGTTACCCCGACCCGAAGCAGATAAAGCTGGACCAGGCCAACAGTCGCCTGTTTCTACCAAAGCTCGGATGGCTGCGTTACCGCAACAGCCGCGAAGTGTTAGGCGCGGTGAAGAACATCACTGTGAGCCAGTCGTGCGGCAAGTGGTTTGTGAGCATCCAGACCGAACGCGAGGTTGAGCCGCCTATCCCGCAAGGCGGCGTGGTCGGCATCGATATGGGCATTGCTCGGTTCGCCACGCTATCGGATGGTACGTTCTACGCGCCACTCAACAGCTTCAAGAGGCATGAGTCGCGCTTGCGCAAGGCACAGCAAGCACTCTCACGCAAAGTGAAATTTAGCAACAACTGGAAGAAGGCGAAAGCCCGTGTCCAGCGCATTCACGCCCGCATCAGCCATGCCCGCCGAGACTTCCTGCACAAGATTTCGACCGCGATCAGCAAAAACCACGCTGTGGTGTGTGTCGAGGACTTGCAAATACGGAACATGTCCAAGTCAGCGGCAGGCACGACCGAACAACCGGGCAGAAACGTTAGAGCCAAGGCTGGCCTAAACAAGTCCATCCTCGATCAAGGCTGGTTCGAGTTCTGCCGCCAACTGGACTACAAGCTGGCATGGCGGGGCGGCTGGTTGGTGGTAGTTCCGCCGCAGAACACGAGCCGCACCTGTCCGTGCTGTGGCCATGTGTCGGCGGACAACCGCCAGACCCAGGACCGGTTCGCGTGTGTGGAATGTGGCTTCGAGGCCAACGCCGATCTAGTTGGCGCGATCAACATCCTTTCTCGCGGGATGCAAAAACTGCGAGACGAAGGGCGGGACACGCTGGACGCTTTCAGCGGGACGGCGCAAGCCGTCAGCCCGGATGGCCTGTGGATCGAACCGCGCTGGCGGTCGGAAGCAGGAACCCACCGAAGCGAATCAGGGGCGGCTCAATGCCGTGCCTGA
- a CDS encoding heavy metal translocating P-type ATPase, which translates to MSLSSSLDSYTPEVAILRVSGLRCAGCVRSLENQLKAQPGVDAAAVNLVTGTAVVTYSPNETTPVAIVESLNQGRFQATLAEANALLELPTASEETSLPRLAIALVLLILSSAGHGIDLLPGHWPMLEAMIWHWGLATIALVLPGWEILQEGMIGLFQRRPNMNTLVALGALGAYLTSTVAWLWPALGWECFFDEPVMILGFILLGRSLEQRVRQQAQRDLRSLLALQPKQALWQPSLTATDRWPIPVSRIQVGDWLWVDAGEPFPADGTIVTGETLVDESMLTGESLPVAKGVGASVLAGSRNVGAAVTLRVERCGRASFLGQILDLVVQAQNRKAPVQQMADVVAGYFAYGVLALAAVTVLFWSAIAPHVFPEMANSTPLLPLKLALSVLVIACPCALGLATPIALLVGTSHAAAKGLIIRGGDVLERSQQLDTIVFDKTGTLTRGELAVAQIHLYSHQSSEEVLYLLASLEHKSRHPLAVAIQKAWAATNQTRELAMVTEVETALGLGISGWIEGHYYQAGRLSWLRAQGVDCPSLEVATHVALACDRQLIAVVAFRDRLRPEAVRTVQALQAQGYEIHVLTGDTAKAAQQLLEPLNLAPTHLHTDLQPQQKLALIEGWQAQGKRVAMVGDGMNDAPALTAAQVGISLGTGTEVAIEAADIILTRNHLADLLTVLELSRATFRKIQQNLLWAVAYNIVGLPLAAGVGLPLWGLSLTPSIAAACMAVSSIAVVLNSLSLRRAN; encoded by the coding sequence GTGTCCCTAAGTTCAAGTCTTGATTCTTACACTCCTGAGGTAGCCATCCTGCGGGTGAGTGGCTTGCGTTGTGCTGGCTGCGTGCGATCCCTAGAAAACCAGTTGAAGGCGCAGCCAGGCGTAGATGCTGCGGCAGTGAATCTGGTGACGGGAACCGCCGTTGTCACCTACTCTCCCAATGAGACAACCCCCGTCGCCATTGTCGAGAGCCTCAACCAAGGTCGCTTTCAAGCTACCCTCGCAGAAGCCAATGCCCTTTTGGAACTGCCCACGGCCTCTGAGGAAACCTCTTTGCCAAGGTTGGCGATCGCCCTTGTGCTCCTGATTCTCTCCAGCGCCGGCCACGGCATTGATCTGCTGCCGGGACACTGGCCGATGTTGGAGGCGATGATCTGGCACTGGGGGCTAGCGACCATTGCCCTTGTCCTACCGGGGTGGGAGATTCTGCAGGAAGGAATGATAGGCCTGTTCCAACGTCGCCCCAATATGAATACGCTGGTGGCCCTGGGTGCCTTAGGGGCTTACCTCACCAGTACGGTGGCGTGGCTGTGGCCGGCCTTGGGGTGGGAGTGTTTCTTTGATGAACCCGTGATGATCCTTGGCTTTATTTTGCTGGGGCGCAGCCTAGAGCAACGGGTACGTCAACAGGCACAACGGGACTTGCGATCGCTCCTTGCCCTTCAGCCAAAACAGGCGCTGTGGCAACCCAGTTTGACCGCTACCGATCGCTGGCCCATTCCCGTCAGTCGTATTCAAGTGGGGGACTGGCTGTGGGTAGATGCTGGGGAACCCTTTCCCGCCGATGGCACGATTGTGACTGGGGAAACCTTGGTGGATGAGTCCATGCTCACGGGAGAGTCTCTGCCGGTGGCTAAGGGAGTGGGCGCATCCGTTCTCGCCGGCAGTCGCAATGTTGGTGCTGCCGTTACCCTACGGGTAGAACGCTGTGGCCGTGCCTCATTTTTGGGACAGATTTTGGACTTGGTGGTGCAGGCACAAAACCGCAAAGCACCGGTGCAGCAGATGGCAGATGTGGTAGCTGGCTATTTTGCCTATGGGGTGCTGGCCTTGGCGGCAGTAACAGTACTCTTTTGGAGCGCGATCGCCCCCCATGTCTTCCCAGAAATGGCCAATAGCACACCCCTATTGCCCCTAAAGCTAGCCTTGAGTGTGCTGGTGATTGCCTGTCCCTGTGCCCTTGGCCTTGCCACGCCGATCGCGCTGCTTGTAGGCACCAGTCACGCCGCTGCCAAAGGCTTAATTATTCGCGGTGGTGATGTGCTTGAGCGCAGTCAGCAGTTGGACACGATTGTGTTTGATAAGACGGGCACACTGACGAGGGGTGAACTGGCGGTGGCGCAGATCCACCTCTATAGCCATCAATCTTCAGAGGAGGTGCTGTATCTGCTCGCCAGTTTAGAGCACAAGAGTCGCCATCCCCTCGCAGTCGCGATTCAGAAGGCGTGGGCTGCTACAAACCAGACCAGAGAGCTGGCAATGGTGACAGAGGTGGAAACTGCCCTCGGACTGGGGATCAGCGGTTGGATTGAGGGGCATTACTATCAGGCGGGTCGCCTCAGTTGGCTCCGTGCTCAGGGGGTTGACTGCCCTTCCCTTGAGGTGGCAACCCATGTTGCCTTGGCCTGCGATCGCCAGTTGATCGCTGTGGTCGCGTTTCGCGATCGCCTGCGCCCAGAAGCCGTGCGCACCGTTCAGGCTCTGCAAGCCCAAGGCTATGAGATCCATGTACTGACGGGAGACACGGCCAAAGCCGCACAGCAGCTCCTAGAACCTCTCAACCTAGCGCCAACGCATCTGCACACCGATCTTCAGCCGCAACAAAAGCTTGCCCTCATTGAGGGTTGGCAAGCCCAAGGCAAAAGAGTGGCCATGGTCGGGGATGGCATGAATGATGCTCCCGCCCTCACAGCCGCTCAGGTGGGGATTAGCCTTGGTACCGGGACAGAGGTGGCCATTGAAGCAGCGGATATTATCCTCACCCGCAATCATCTGGCGGATTTATTGACTGTTCTAGAGTTGAGCCGTGCCACCTTCCGCAAAATTCAGCAGAATCTTCTTTGGGCAGTGGCCTACAACATCGTTGGTTTACCCCTTGCCGCCGGTGTCGGATTACCCCTGTGGGGACTCAGTCTCACCCCCAGCATTGCTGCGGCTTGTATGGCTGTCAGTTCAATTGCCGTTGTCCTCAATTCCCTAAGCCTCAGGCGAGCAAACTAG
- a CDS encoding (2Fe-2S) ferredoxin domain-containing protein gives MGLGVIDSPAFSLEGTVAEVFYKKGLPKVVLLKTATGTVWIKLEKSLRRELAQPPKVGDRLRLEGTISDKYDGWVKQYKASHLEFVATAQPPAAKRSQFCRVLICQKSSCCRRGAKELWQELEAQQLPIALKATGCMGECKRGPAVVILPHKKRLTRANAQQIRELVCSPEA, from the coding sequence ATGGGTCTTGGTGTCATTGATTCGCCGGCATTCAGCCTTGAGGGTACCGTTGCAGAGGTCTTTTATAAAAAGGGGTTGCCCAAGGTTGTGCTTCTGAAAACAGCGACAGGGACAGTTTGGATCAAGCTGGAGAAGTCACTGCGGCGTGAGTTGGCACAACCTCCCAAGGTGGGCGATCGCCTGCGCTTAGAGGGAACGATCAGCGATAAGTACGATGGCTGGGTCAAGCAGTATAAAGCCAGCCATTTAGAATTTGTAGCAACGGCTCAACCCCCCGCAGCAAAGCGTTCTCAGTTCTGTAGGGTGCTCATTTGTCAAAAATCCTCTTGCTGTCGGCGGGGCGCCAAGGAACTGTGGCAAGAACTAGAGGCACAACAGCTCCCCATTGCCCTGAAGGCGACAGGCTGTATGGGGGAATGCAAACGGGGACCAGCGGTGGTTATCCTGCCCCACAAAAAACGGCTGACCCGCGCCAATGCCCAACAGATTCGCGAGCTAGTTTGCTCGCCTGAGGCTTAG
- the crtG gene encoding 2,2'-beta-hydroxylase CrtG produces MIPYNLSDPRLFGIMVGVMFLMVVSRLVLVAGFFSLVYVVARWTPLKKRRVNLRPYQRGQFWQEFGWSLVTAAIFALAGAIAAVMWQRGWTAVYLELNSLWDYIYFPLSIGLVLLLHETYYYWLHRWMHQPKIYRRVHRVHHHSIVPSPWTAFSFHPWEALLQAIFLPLIIVLVPLHPYAIVIQLSLMTVSSVINHLNLEIYPRGFAEHWLGQWLIGATHHSLHHSQFRCNYGLYFTFWDRWLGTESRDYLPLFRDRTQG; encoded by the coding sequence ATGATTCCCTACAACCTCAGTGACCCCCGCCTCTTTGGCATTATGGTTGGGGTCATGTTTTTGATGGTGGTTAGCCGCCTTGTGCTGGTGGCTGGCTTTTTTTCGCTCGTATATGTTGTGGCTCGCTGGACACCCCTCAAGAAACGGCGAGTGAATCTGCGCCCCTACCAGCGGGGACAATTTTGGCAAGAGTTTGGCTGGTCGCTGGTGACAGCGGCTATTTTTGCGTTGGCGGGGGCGATCGCCGCAGTGATGTGGCAGCGGGGCTGGACAGCGGTTTATCTAGAGTTAAATTCCCTTTGGGATTATATTTACTTTCCCTTGAGCATTGGCCTTGTGCTGCTGCTCCATGAAACCTATTACTATTGGCTCCATCGCTGGATGCACCAACCGAAAATTTATCGCCGTGTCCATCGGGTGCATCACCATAGCATTGTTCCTTCGCCTTGGACTGCCTTTTCATTTCATCCGTGGGAAGCCCTCCTCCAGGCAATTTTCCTGCCGCTGATTATTGTGCTTGTGCCGCTGCACCCCTACGCCATCGTGATTCAGCTCAGCCTGATGACGGTTTCCAGTGTGATCAACCATCTGAATCTAGAGATTTATCCCCGTGGTTTTGCCGAGCATTGGTTGGGGCAGTGGCTGATTGGTGCCACCCACCACAGTTTGCACCATAGCCAATTTCGCTGTAACTATGGCTTGTATTTCACATTTTGGGATCGGTGGCTGGGGACGGAAAGCCGCGATTACCTACCTTTGTTTCGCGATCGCACCCAAGGCTAA
- a CDS encoding 50S ribosomal protein L32 produces MACPKKKTSKSKRSMRRAVWKRQAALQAQRALSIGKSILTERAQGFYFPEAEEENEDEQE; encoded by the coding sequence ATGGCCTGCCCCAAGAAGAAAACCTCGAAGTCCAAGCGCAGTATGCGCCGTGCAGTCTGGAAGCGCCAAGCTGCCCTGCAAGCTCAACGTGCCCTTTCGATTGGTAAGTCTATTTTGACCGAACGTGCCCAAGGCTTCTACTTCCCTGAAGCTGAAGAAGAGAACGAAGACGAACAGGAGTAA
- a CDS encoding phosphoribulokinase, protein MSSKPDRVVLIGVAGDSGCGKSTFLRRLADLFGEEFMTVICLDDYHSLDRKQRKETGITALDPRANNFDLMYEQIKALKNGESIMKPIYNHETGTIDPPERVDPNHVIVIEGLHPLYDERVRSLIDFSVYLDISDDVKIAWKIKRDMAERGHSYEDVIASINARRPDFMAYIDPQKQYADVVLQILPTQLVKEEKVGNILRVRMLQREDIPGFEPVYLFDEGSTITWIPCGRKLTCSYPGIRLSYGPDEYYGHPVSVLEVDGRFEKLDELIYIESHLSNTSTKHYGEMTELLLKHRDYPGSDNGSGLFQVLTGLKMRATYERLTSRDVATITNR, encoded by the coding sequence ATGAGCAGTAAGCCAGACCGTGTGGTTCTCATCGGCGTTGCTGGAGACTCCGGCTGTGGTAAATCAACGTTTTTGCGCCGACTGGCCGATCTGTTTGGCGAAGAGTTTATGACTGTGATTTGCTTGGACGACTATCACAGTCTGGATCGCAAGCAGCGGAAAGAAACGGGGATTACGGCTCTTGATCCCCGCGCCAACAACTTTGATCTGATGTATGAGCAGATTAAGGCTCTCAAAAATGGCGAATCAATCATGAAACCCATCTACAACCACGAAACGGGGACGATTGATCCGCCAGAGAGGGTTGATCCCAACCACGTGATCGTGATTGAAGGGCTACATCCCCTCTACGATGAACGGGTGCGATCGCTGATTGATTTTAGTGTGTATCTCGACATCAGCGACGATGTAAAAATTGCTTGGAAAATCAAGCGTGACATGGCCGAGCGGGGTCACAGCTACGAAGACGTGATTGCCTCCATCAATGCCCGTCGCCCCGACTTCATGGCCTATATCGATCCCCAAAAGCAGTATGCTGATGTGGTCTTGCAAATTTTGCCAACCCAGTTAGTCAAAGAGGAAAAAGTCGGCAATATCCTGCGGGTACGGATGCTACAACGGGAAGACATCCCCGGCTTTGAGCCAGTCTATCTCTTTGATGAAGGTTCGACGATTACTTGGATTCCCTGCGGTCGTAAGCTCACTTGTTCCTATCCGGGCATCCGCCTCAGCTACGGGCCTGATGAATACTATGGCCACCCCGTTTCGGTACTAGAAGTGGACGGTCGCTTTGAAAAACTCGATGAACTGATCTACATCGAAAGTCACTTGAGTAATACCTCCACCAAGCACTATGGCGAAATGACGGAACTGCTGCTGAAGCACCGTGACTACCCCGGTTCCGATAATGGTTCGGGTCTGTTCCAGGTGCTGACGGGGCTGAAAATGCGGGCGACCTATGAGCGCTTGACCTCGCGGGATGTGGCCACAATCACCAACCGCTAA
- a CDS encoding DUF3352 domain-containing protein: protein MQPHHRSLWSSFLIFILCWLVLTCGQPALAANSDDLIFVPRQAQSVLKLNQRPSSDPLRFLWERFWTSQLAHWGWSWSEVSTWVGEGVTVAQFPCPEVCPSPRQLWILSLKRPEAATAFLESYWQGHPFEAQVYQNIPLQVGKDLVTARLGDRLLLASDMETMTASLGSAVTGDGNLAGLSFYQAARPQLEAQPTALYYANLQFLSREDRELAPTYDRLLLAVKAQNNELHLETLLHRTSDPTLATDPLDFEFLRFQDPIPTVVVAGSHLPEGYSQLSEALADYRFGKTPQGDDIASQLLRDLTADVPVDLTRQIFPLASDRFSLALWHQADEQWQWWWQTRNTPETSTLLQQLADLARANGYEVNRLVLNKEPVTAWVKLILDPQTSEGLVSDVAAAYEQRGDRLILASSLSVLSPSQNKKVSWLPQSLLRQRQGIYGLIYARWPQLFAPLSQRWPLLQYLNGISAGWLERLQSITLVNYGVRDRLQHLDLILSSKKD, encoded by the coding sequence ATGCAACCGCACCATCGATCGCTATGGTCATCGTTTTTGATCTTTATTCTTTGCTGGTTGGTTCTCACCTGTGGCCAGCCGGCCTTGGCTGCTAATAGCGATGACCTGATCTTTGTCCCCCGCCAAGCCCAGAGTGTCCTCAAGCTCAATCAACGTCCCAGTAGCGATCCCCTGCGTTTCCTTTGGGAGCGTTTTTGGACATCCCAACTCGCCCATTGGGGCTGGTCCTGGTCTGAGGTAAGTACTTGGGTGGGAGAGGGGGTGACGGTTGCCCAATTTCCTTGCCCTGAGGTGTGTCCATCCCCCCGCCAGTTGTGGATTTTGTCCCTGAAGCGCCCAGAAGCAGCAACGGCTTTCTTGGAGAGCTACTGGCAAGGGCATCCCTTTGAAGCGCAAGTCTATCAAAATATCCCCCTCCAAGTGGGCAAGGACTTGGTCACAGCACGGCTGGGCGATCGCCTACTCCTTGCTTCGGATATGGAGACCATGACCGCTAGCTTAGGGTCAGCGGTGACCGGCGATGGCAATCTGGCGGGTTTGAGCTTTTATCAAGCCGCACGCCCTCAATTAGAGGCTCAACCTACCGCCCTCTACTATGCCAACCTGCAATTCCTGAGTCGTGAGGATCGCGAACTGGCACCCACCTACGATCGCCTGCTATTGGCCGTGAAGGCGCAAAACAACGAGCTGCATCTGGAAACGCTACTGCACCGCACCAGTGATCCGACACTGGCTACTGATCCCCTTGACTTTGAGTTCCTCCGTTTCCAAGACCCGATTCCGACGGTCGTCGTTGCAGGTTCCCACTTGCCAGAGGGCTATAGTCAACTCAGCGAGGCTTTGGCAGATTATCGCTTCGGCAAAACTCCCCAGGGGGATGATATTGCCAGCCAACTGCTGCGGGATTTAACGGCAGATGTACCGGTGGACTTGACGAGGCAGATTTTTCCCCTAGCTAGCGATCGCTTTAGCCTTGCCCTTTGGCATCAAGCTGATGAACAGTGGCAATGGTGGTGGCAGACGCGCAATACCCCAGAAACCTCAACCCTACTGCAACAACTGGCTGATCTTGCCCGAGCCAATGGCTATGAGGTGAATCGCTTGGTTCTGAATAAAGAACCCGTCACCGCTTGGGTGAAATTGATTCTTGACCCGCAGACCAGTGAAGGCTTGGTCTCTGATGTGGCCGCCGCCTATGAGCAGCGGGGCGATCGCTTGATCCTAGCATCCTCCCTATCGGTACTGTCCCCTAGTCAGAATAAAAAGGTGTCTTGGCTACCGCAGAGCCTCCTACGCCAGCGACAGGGGATTTATGGTTTGATCTATGCCCGTTGGCCGCAGCTATTTGCCCCCTTAAGTCAGCGTTGGCCGTTACTTCAGTATCTCAATGGCATCAGTGCGGGCTGGTTGGAACGTCTGCAAAGCATTACTTTGGTGAATTATGGCGTTCGCGATCGCCTGCAACACCTAGACCTGATTCTGAGCAGCAAAAAAGATTAG